In Lolium perenne isolate Kyuss_39 chromosome 5, Kyuss_2.0, whole genome shotgun sequence, the sequence GTGTCCCacgcggtgccaaacttcgccgcTCTACCTCCTTCTTTTATACCGGCCGCCACGAGCAGGGAGAGCTAAGCTGTCCGTACGAGCCTGCAAAAGTTCTCATCTTGTTAAGCTAGATCTACTCATCGCGATGAGCGACCAGACCCAGCCCGTCCGCCCCGGCGACGTGTAcccgcccaccgccgccggcaaGGACGCCCGGCGCCAGCGCGAGCGCGACGAGTTCCTAGCCCGTGAGCAACAGCCGCAGCAGCAGACCGATGGTGGCCTTCGGGTCACCGAGGCTGACCAACACGACGGGACTCACGTCGTGACCGCCTCAGCCGGCGGCCaggtacatatatacatgcacACCTGCCTGCCTGCACCTTGGTTCGAAGATCGTGTTTTCATGGCGTTTGACCATCTTCACGTGGAACCTGCAACGCATGCATGCAGCTGATTGCGCAGTTCACCGCGCCGACGCCGGGCGATACGACGGACGACGCGGTGACCATCGGCGAGGCGCTTCAGGCCGCCGCGAGTGACGCGCCCGTGGGTCTGGCGGACGCCGCCGCTGCGGAGGCTGCTGAGACGCGCGCGACTGGGCTGGGACGTGTCGTACCCGGTGGCGTGGCGGCGGCCGCGCAGAAGGCCGCCGAGACGAACATGAGGCTGGGCGGCGGCGTCGGGGA encodes:
- the LOC127304549 gene encoding late embryogenesis abundant protein D-34, with protein sequence MSDQTQPVRPGDVYPPTAAGKDARRQRERDEFLAREQQPQQQTDGGLRVTEADQHDGTHVVTASAGGQLIAQFTAPTPGDTTDDAVTIGEALQAAASDAPVGLADAAAAEAAETRATGLGRVVPGGVAAAAQKAAETNMRLGGGVGDADEEMVRLRDVVGSATAVLPANKAVTREDARKVAAAAEKNSAGGGGSDVADAVAAASEMNKGKMTR